From the genome of Alcanivorax sp.:
CGCGGTGACCTGGTCCAGTCCTTTCTCGATGCGCGTGGTGGCGTCCTGCAGGCCGGTGAAATAACTGAACGGCAGCGCCTTGTGGGTGGCAAAGGGATCATCATGAAAGGCCTGTTGGTACTCCTCTTTCTTGAGCAGCAGCCCGATACCCATGTGTTCCATGAGTTTTCCGTGATACAGGGCCGGCATGTTCGGGAAAAGTTTGCCTGGTTGCGAGAGCGTCCAGAGTCCCATATTGGATACCCAGTGCGGAGAACTGACGGGACCGAAACTGAGTCCCGGGCGCACTGCCGGTGCATTCAGGATCAGGCCATCCACTTCCACCGTATCTTCGATCTGCGACAGCAGGGCAATGGCCCCGCCCATGGATTCGCCCTGCAGGTAAAGCGGTGCATCAGGATAGCGGGTGATGACTTCCTGATAGGCACTGCGCAAGTCCAGCAGATACTCATCGTAGTTACCGATCACGCCGTTGCGCCCGTAACCCTGGGACTGTCCCCAGCCACGCAGGTCGATGCCGAATACGGCAAAGCCCCGGGAAGAAAAAAAAGTGGCCATGGGTGAATAGAATCCGGAGTGAGCGATGGTGCCGTGCAGTAACAGCACCACGCCACGGGGTTCATTCGGGCCCTCGGGAAGCCACCATTGGCCAAACAGGGAAAGCTGATCCGCGCTTTCCAATACCACAGGGGTAGCACCTTGCGCAGCCACATACTGTTCGCGAGGCGGGTTCTGCGCTGGGTTGAGCGAGAACATGGCACAGCCCTGCAGGAACATCATGGCCAGCAGGATCAGTGAATAACGCAGTAGAGAAACCGTTTTCATTGTTGTTGTCCGTTACGGGTCAAAAGCTCAGGGAATTTTCAGAATCACGTCGCTATGCCAGGTGCCGGCGGGAATGGCCATGCGCCCGAAATCTTCAGAGCCAAAACCGAGGGTGCCGATCAACGGGGCGCCGGGGGCTCCGCCAAAATGCGCGGACGTACCAATATCCAGGTCGTTGCTGATGGCCAGTTGCGGCAAGCCATCACTGGTATTCTGACCGGACACCATGGACAGACTGCCGTTGCGCCATGCCACCCGCCCGGAAATATCCTTGACGTAAAAGCGGGATTGCGGACTGGAGATCTCGCCCACAGTGATATAGCTGTTATCCAGATCCAGAAGGCCGTTA
Proteins encoded in this window:
- a CDS encoding alpha/beta fold hydrolase; amino-acid sequence: MKTVSLLRYSLILLAMMFLQGCAMFSLNPAQNPPREQYVAAQGATPVVLESADQLSLFGQWWLPEGPNEPRGVVLLLHGTIAHSGFYSPMATFFSSRGFAVFGIDLRGWGQSQGYGRNGVIGNYDEYLLDLRSAYQEVITRYPDAPLYLQGESMGGAIALLSQIEDTVEVDGLILNAPAVRPGLSFGPVSSPHWVSNMGLWTLSQPGKLFPNMPALYHGKLMEHMGIGLLLKKEEYQQAFHDDPFATHKALPFSYFTGLQDATTRIEKGLDQVTAPVLIQQGTRDVLVPVKSSEFTLEHLGSEDKTLLRYEKITHATLHDRRREEIWGDIISWLEARLPEDDAVAPALTLQQDTSESQTTSQEAF